A portion of the Bactrocera neohumeralis isolate Rockhampton chromosome 2, APGP_CSIRO_Bneo_wtdbg2-racon-allhic-juicebox.fasta_v2, whole genome shotgun sequence genome contains these proteins:
- the LOC126767699 gene encoding broad-complex core protein isoforms 1/2/3/4/5-like, which produces MDDEFKLCWKNFQDNIASGFQNLYDRGDLVDVTLACDGKLLHAHKIVLAICSPYFQEIFITNPCKHPIIILKDVTFNIMCELLEFMYQGVVNVKHTELQSFMKIGQLLQIKGLATNASSTAANTTTDKSASQTHNADEASNACVDADNNSSGIAAKTSLNRAVSGNDDANGSDGLSSVKVSNPISVKSHSPASSPSPMSFAESTANANQQNFKSSPESNLPLHPNYHAASSLKRHADVNNEALSIYSRKQFRRSIASADHNTDHSDSADADAESDYFLPSLPHLATNSSAAAAAAAFRGTFNPAAFGFDYNLYKNSSAGGASGVGGACGGNTPGGGSSGPEYPNDLHIPSDYSKNFANHVDIPPNSSNVVMLSSTSLLHGSCVFNRNNTVATQQGMKTYWLCKSYRISMCRARCITHQGRVISATGVHNHPPHMRGSGAGSGLGNNGGGNSNASGSGNGVGFPIDVNAQQSSSVATSNTSAINLNSINMAGVLLPGGSNSAANVSTTTGVRLHHTTGSGAIGTAMYQQHNSMHNSPAQQLQLHHQQQQLQHQQHQLHAVGGSSSPPPMSAGLMGNTHLHGHSTPSATSLLMSHHSAPDNGSMAGNVHHHQHHQHHTIGGSGNGGVGSAGGSQNLHSNSVIQNILHSANASNAMHHHHHSQLPHMSHLSHHQHHQQHEPHLEITPLMQSPPLPPPPPLHLQSPSNQSNQSQHGSGGANSLSSPITTTPASVPSGSALKSPGQTNLSDEAICASETQSHSAHLSEQHQHMLSHGTTLSPSEINSNTAVSSHSTDGATESQHQAHVIDSITISPGEGHSFKMEDM; this is translated from the exons ATGGATGACGAGTTTAAACTGTGCTGGAAGAATTTCCAGGATAATATAGCCAGTGGATTTCAGAATTTATATGATCGTGGAGATTTGGTTGATGTTACATTAGCTTGTGATGGAAAATTGTTGCATGCGCACAAAATTGTACTTGCAATTTGCAGTccatattttcaagaaattttcataACCAATCCCTGCAAGCATCCAATAA TTATACTAAAAGATGTCACCTTCAACATTATGTGCGAACTACTGGAATTCATGTATCAGGGTGTGGTGAATGTCAAGCACACGGAATTACAGTCGTTCATGAAAATTGGTCAATTGCTACAAATCAAGGGTCTTGCCACAAATGCTTCCTCAACAGCAGCTAATACAACGACGGATAAATCTGCCAGTCAAACACACAATGCCGATGAAGCGAGCAACGCATGCGTAGACGCTGATAATAATAGTAGTGGGATCGCAGCAAAAACAAGTTTAAACCGTGCGGTCAGTGGAAATGATGATGCGAATGGTTCTGATGGGCTATCAAGTGTGAAAGTGTCCAATCCCATTTCGGTGAAATCTCATTCACCCGCATCGTCACCATCACCCATGAGCTTTGCCGAATCAACAGCTAATGCTAatcagcaaaatttcaaaagctcACCGGAGAGTAATTTACCGTTGCATCCGAATTATCATGCGGCTTCAAGTCTTAAACGACATGCAGATGTAAATAATGAAGCCCTTTCAATTTACTCGCGTAAACAATTCCGTCGCTCGATAGCTTCAGCCGATCACAATACCGATCATAGTGACAGTGCCGATGCGGATGCTGAATCCGATTATTTCCTACCATCTCTTCCACATTTGGCCACTAACTCATCAGCTGCGGCGGCAGCAGCGGCTTTTAGAGGCACCTTCAATCCCGCTGCCTTTGgatttgattataatttatacaaaaatagcaGTGCTGGCGGTGCAAGCGGCGTTGGCGGTGCTTGTGGTGGCAACACGCCTGGTGGTGGCAGTAGTGGCCCAGAGTATCCAAATGATTTGCATATTCCCAGTGACTATTCAAAGAACTTCGCAAATCATGTTGATATTCCACCAA ACAGCAGCAATGTGGTGATGCTCTCATCGACGTCACTGTTGCACGGTAGCTGCGTCTTTAATCGCAACAACACCGTAGCCACACAACAAGGTATGAAAACGTATTGGCTCTGCAAGTCCTATCGCATAAGCATGTGCAGAGCGCGCTGCATAACCCATCAAGGGCGCGTCATATCCGCAACTGGTGTTCATAATCATCCGCCACATATGCGCGGAAGTGGTGCTGGTAGTGGCTTGGGTAACAATGGAGGAGGCAACAGTAATGCAAGCGGTAGTGGGAATGGAGTAGGTTTTCCCATCGATGTCAATGCACAACAATCATCTTCTGTAGCAACCTCTAATACGTCCGCAATAAATTTGAACTCCATTAATATGGCCGGTGTATTGTTGCCAGGCGGTAGTAATTCAGCGGCAAATGTGAGTACCACCACTGGCGTACGACTACATCATACAACAGGAAGCGGTGCCATTGGTACGGCGATGTATCAACAGCATAATTCTATGCATAATTCCCCAGCGCAACAATTGCAGCTGCAccatcagcaacaacagctgCAACATCAGCAACATCAATTGCATGCAGTGGGTGGTTCATCGTCACCACCACCAATGTCGGCGGGCTTGATGGGCAACACACATCTACACGGGCACTCTACTCCATCGGCAACTAGTCTACTAATGTCACATCACTCGGCGCCTGACAATGGCAGCATGGCCGGCAACGTACATCATCATCAACATCACCAGCATCATACAATTGGTGGCTCAGGAAACGGTGGCGTGGGCAGTGCCGGCGGATCGCAAAATTTGCATTCGAACAGCGTTATACAGAATATATTGCATAGCGCGAATGCATCGAATGCCATGCACCATCATCACCATTCACAATTGCCACACATGTCGCATTTGTCGCATCATCAACATCACCAACAACACGAACCCCATTTGGAAATAACACCACTGATGCAATcgccgccgctgccgccgccCCCACCGCTGCATCTGCAAAGTCCATCGAATCAGAGTAATCAGTCACAGCATGGTAGCGGTGGTGCTAATTCGCTTAGCTccccaataacaacaacaccagcctCGGTTCCCAGTGGTAGTGCGCTCAAATCACCAGGGCAAACGAATCTCAGCGACGAGGCGATCTGTGCGTCTGAGACGCAATCTCATTCTGCGCATCTCAGTGAACAACATCAACATATGCTGAGCCATGGGACCACCCTATCACCATctgaaataaattcaaacaCCGCCGTCTCATCGCATTCAACAGATGGAGCGACTGAATCACAACATCAAGCGCATGTCATCGACTCCATAACGATATCACCAGGGGAAGGACATAGTTTTAAAATGGAAGATATGTAA
- the LOC126751674 gene encoding cytoplasmic aconitate hydratase-like — protein sequence MAGANPFAQFQKSFSLNGTTYKYFDLASIDPNYNKLPYSIRVLLESAVRNCDNFYVLEKDVQNILAWTPDLRQGQNDVEVSFKPARVILQDFTGVPAVVDFAAMRDAVLKLGGDPEKINPICPADLVIDHSVQVDFTRSTDAVTKNESLEFQRNKERFTFLKWGARAFNNMLIVPPGSGIVHQVNLEYLGRVVFEEGNGNTKLLYPDSVVGTDSHTPMINGLGVLGWGVGGIEAEAVMLGQSISMLLPEVVGYKLVGKLGPLVTSTDLVLTITKNLRQLGVVGKFVEFYGPGVAELSIADRATIGNMSPENGATVSFFPIDENTLAYLRQTNRSEEKIEVIRQYLKETGQLRDYNDVSQDPIYSQTLTLDLSTVVTSVSGPKRPHDRVAVSDMKGDFQACLVNPVGFKGFAIAPETLQAAGQFQWDNGKTYTIRHGSVVIAAITSCTNTSNPSVMLGAGLLAKKAVEKGLSVMPYIKTSLSPGSGVVTYYLQESGVIPYLQKLGFDIVGYGCMTCIGNSGPLDDNVVNTIEKNGLVCCGVLSGNRNFEGRIHPNTRANYLASPLLVIAYAIAGRVDIDFETEPLGQGPSGEKVFLRDIWPTRNEIQDVESKHVIPAMFKEVYGKITLGSEDWQKIEVAESKLYPWNTESTYIKHPPFFDGMTRELPPLKGIQNARCLLYLGDSVTTDHISPAGSIARNSPAARYLSERNLTPRDFNSYGSRRGNDAVMARGTFANIRLVNKLVSKTGPRTVHIPSNEEMDVFDCADRYREDGTPLVLIAGKDYGSGSSRDWAAKGPLLLGIKAVIAESYERIHRSNLVGMGIIPLQFLPGQNADTLNLNGREVYNISIPESDLKPGQKIQVEANGVVFDTIVRFDTEVDITYYRNGGILNYMIRKMFA from the exons ATGGCCG GTGCCAATCCTTTTGCGCAGTTTCAAAAGTCATTTTCGTTGAATGGAACAACATACAAATACTTCGACTTGGCTTCAATTGATCCAAACTACA ATAAACTACCGTACTCAATTCGTGTGCTGCTGGAATCTGCAGTGAGAAACTGCGATAACTTTTATGTACTTGAAAAAGATGTGCAAAACATTTTGGCTTGGACTCCCGACCTGAGGCAAGGTCAAAACGATGTGGAAGTTTCCTTCAAGCCGGCACGTGTTATACTGCAG gaTTTCACTGGTGTTCCCGCTGTTGTGGACTTCGCTGCAATGCGTGATGCAGTCTTAAAACTTGGTGGTGATCCCGAGAAAATTAACCCAATTTGTCCTGCCGATTTGGTGATCGATCATTCGGTTCAAGTGGATTTCACAAGAAG CACGGATGCAGTAACAAAGAATGAAAGTTTAGAATTTCAACGTAATAAAGAACGTTTTACATTCTTAAag tgGGGAGCACGCGCTTTCAACAACATGTTAATTGTTCCACCTGGTTCTGGTATAGTTCATCAAGTAAATTTGGAATATTTGGGGCGTGTAGTATTCGAGGAAGGTAACGGCAATACAAAACTGCTCTATCCGGATAGTGTTGTCGGTACCGATTCGCATACGCCCATGATAAACGGTTTAGGTGTACTTGGTTGGGGTGTTGGAG gtaTTGAAGCTGAAGCTGTTATGTTAGGGCAATCGATTTCCATGTTGCTACCAGAAGTAGTTGGTTACAAGCTTGTTGGAAAACTGGGACCCCTCGTTACATCTACTGATTTGGTATTGACTATTACCAAAAATCTAAGACAACTAGGTGTTGTTGGCAAATTCGTCGAATTCTATGGTCCAGGTGTAGCAGAGTTGAGTATAGCGGATCGTGCCACCATCGGTAATATGTCACCAGAAAACGGCGCAACTGTGAGCTTCTTTCCCATCGACGAAAACACATTGGCTTATTTGAGACAAACAA ATCGCTCAGAGGAAAAAATTGAGGTTATCCgacaatatttaaaagaaacggGTCAATTACGTGATTATAATGACGTCTCACAAGATCCAATTTACTCTCag acTCTAACTCTTGACTTGTCAACTGTCGTTACTTCTGTTTCGGGACCTAAACGACCGCATGATCGTGTTGCAGTTTCAGATATGAAGGGTGACTTCCAAGCCTGTCTGGTCAATCCT GTCGGCTTTAAAGGATTTGCCATTGCTCCAGAAACTCTACAAGCCGCTGGACAATTCCAATGGGATAATGGAAAAACTTACACTATTCGCCATGGTTCAGTTGTGATTGCTGCAATTACATCTTGTACAAACACTTCCAATCCTTCGGTCATGTTGGGAGCTGGCTTACTTGCCAAAAAGGCGGTAGAAAAAGGACTGTCAGTGATGCCTTATATTAAAACATCGCTATCACCAGGATCTGGTGTGGTTACCTATTATTTGCAAGAATCGGGAGTTATTCCATACTTACAGAAGTTAGGTTTTGATATTGTCGGCTACGGTTGTATGACATGTATCGGCAACTCCGGACCACTTGACGATAATGTTGTAAATACCATCGAAAAGAATGGCTTGGTGTGCTGTGGTGTTTTGTCCGGAAACCGAAACTTCGAAGGACGCATTCATCCTAATACCCGCGCCAACTACTTGGCCAGCCCACTGTTGGTTATTGCTTACGCAATTGCTGGTCGCGTCGATATTGATTTTGAAACAGAGCCATTAGGTCAGGGCCCGTCTGGTGAAAAGGTATTCTTGCGTGATATATGGCCAACCCGCAATGAAATCCAAGACGTCGAGAGTAAACACGTCATACCAGCTATGTTCAAAGAAGTTTACG gtaaaataacATTGGGATCTGAAGACTGGCAAAAGATTGAGGTAGCTGAAAGCAAATTATATCCGTGGAATACTGAATCTACATACATTAAGCACCCACCATTTTTCGATGGTATGACCCGTGAATTGCCACCACTGAAGGGTATACAAAATGCGCGCTGCTTATTGTATTTAGGCGATTCTGTTACAACAGATCATATATCACCGGCCGGTTCTATTGCTAGAAATTCGCCCGCTGCACGTTATCTATCCGAACGTAATTTGACGCCACGCGATTTCAACTCGTATGGATCACGTCGTGGCAATGATGCTGTAATGGCCCGCGGCACGTTCGCAAATATTCGTTTAGTTAATAAATTGGTGAGCAAAACCGGTCCACGCACCGTGCATATACCAAGCAACGAAGAAATGGATGTGTTCGATTGTGCTGATCG ttatcgTGAAGATGGCACACCATTAGTGCTTATAGCAGGCAAAGACTACGGTAGCGGTTCCAGCCGCGATTGGGCTGCTAAAGGCCCCTTGTTATTGGGCATCAAAGCCGTAATAGCTGAGTCTTACGAACGTATTCATCGTTCTAATTTGGTTGGTATGGGCATCATACCTCTGCAATTCTTACCAGGACAAAATGCAGACACTTTAAATCTAAATGGACGCGAGGTCTATAATATTTCTATACCAGAGAGCGACTTGAAACCTGGTCAGAAAATTCAAGTTGAG GCTAATGGCGTAGTGTTCGACACTATTGTAAGATTCGACACGGAAGTCGATATTACCTACTACAGGAACGGTGGAATTCTGAACTACATGATTCGAAAAATGTTTGCTTAA